One genomic region from Bombyx mori chromosome 6, ASM3026992v2 encodes:
- the LOC119628637 gene encoding uncharacterized protein LOC119628637, giving the protein MFSYLYAIFLISFVALVYWTTEPKKNSHLVIRLFTFFEYTLLACISVFLKKKKMIKFFENLSLLDKMLKINKNVNSTCCMKQVFFWVTGSIVYNLIEFYAMEFYDNTNKGLKTIICTYAIALAHDCEQIFFFTLQRVVYLRLLVVKRHIQEYFKVDEDSSRKKPNKYEMLSNNVQLNLTALHEVYALLHNCAEKLNTVMSIPVLLMLFTSGLSTTILLKFFVRVIQLTDPSNPGSAIGVCMYLIVRCIKYTLLVVISCYYSSITATQVSLIRITIHDAINTVPLGKLQRRKVKAFYLMTKEYSFVYALAGVIKLNMSLPLSYISLCTTYLVIIIQFSKFLD; this is encoded by the exons ATGTTTAGCTATCTGTATGCAAtatttttgatttcatttgtcGCGTTAGTTTATTGGACAACCGAACCGAAGAAAAATTCACACCTTGTCATCAGACTTTTCACattttttgaatacacactCCTGGCTTGCATATCTGTGtttctgaaaaaaaagaaaatgataaAGTTCTTTGAAAACTTGAGCTTGCTCGACAAAATgctgaaaattaacaaaaacgtAAACAGCACGTGTTGCATGAAACAAGTTTTCTTTTGGGTCACAGGCAGCATTGTGTATAACTTAATCGAGTTTTACGCTATGGAATTTTACGATAATACCAACAAAGGATTGAAGACTATAATCTGCACTTATGCTATTGCATTGGCTCACGATTGTGAGCAAATATTTTTCTTCACATTACAAAGGGTCGTGTACTTGAGACTTTTAGTCGTAAAGAGGCATATACAAGAGTATTTTAAAGTAGATGAAGACAGTAGCAGGAAGAAACCAAACAAATATGAgatgttatcaaataatgtACAGCTAAATCTCACCGCTTTGCACGAAGTGTATGCGTTACTACACAACTGCGCTGAAAAACTCAACACAGTGATGAGTATTCCG gTGCTACTCATGTTATTTACTTCCGGATTATCCACGACTATTCTTCTGAAATTTTTTGTTAGAGTCATACAATTAACGGATCCTTCAAATCCGGGT TCAGCAATCGGAGTGTGCATGTATTTAATAGTGCGTTGCATCAAATACACGTTGTTAGTTGTGATCTCGTGCTATTACTCAAGCATCACTGCAACTCAAGTTTCTCTTATTCGTATCACGATTCATGATGCCATCAACACTGTTCCACTGG GAAAACTCCAACGTCGGAAGGTCAAAGCGTTTTACTTGATGACCAAAGAATATAGTTTCGTCTATGCTTTGGCAGGGGTCATCAAACTCAACATGTCTTTGCCACTAAGCTATATCAGTCTCTGTACGACTTACTTAGTCATTATAATACAGTTCTCAAaatttttagattaa